agtaattaaatattaaactgcactttcatctaacagcttaaacttttagaacagttggttgttgtcccatcaaatttttcatgatatcagAGTAAAatgtcccgagttcaaatctttgcCTTTTCAAATTTAGTAAATCAGGCATGCTTTCATCTGCTATTTGCCTTTTCAAATTTAGTAAATCGCGTTTTCATTTAACAGTTTAAATTCTTAGAAGAGTTAGCtatggtcccatcaaatctttcactATTTACGTCTCGCTCACTTAGACATGTGTGGATAGGTTTGAGAAATGATTCGAGCACGTGCAGTTGTAGAGGAGAGGAGGCATGACCCAGAACATCCATTCATGTCCTGGAAAATGAAATCTTGTTATCTTTTGAACCAATTTTGGACGGAGATGTTTCTGATGTCCAGAAACATCGTGGCTTGAGCAATGGCACACACACTCCTGATGATAACGTTGAAGAAATAGAAACGTGCAAAATGCCTGCCGCTCATATGGGGCCAGCCACGCGAAAGCCAATCGCTTCAGCTTAAGAGGGAggggagaagaaaaagacacaaaaaCCCCCCCAAAGATCATCACGAGAAAGTCCCAAAAGAAGAGTGGGTAAAGCgcttttctttttgagtttctCCTGTTTGTATGACTGATGCTTGAGCTAAAATACACCTCCCACTTGCACAAAAGTGGTATCAGCTGATCTgtgcctttctttcttttttcttttgttggggtTCAAAGATGACtttgattttttactttctcaTGCAGTTTTATAAGCCTGGGGGAGGAAGTTGAACTGGTTTGTGCATTGTTGGTGTTTTAATCTTTCATCCTCCCACTTCTCAAAGCTCACTCGGTCCTATAAAAAACTTTGTCAGAAGATTGTTTGGAGTGTAAGAGATATAGGGTTTCAAAAGAAtcaaagggaaagagaagaagatctgaagaaggaaaaatcctAGGGCAAATTGCCAAGAATATCGAGAAAAATagcatcttttttttcttttttttaaaccaaGGATCCACCTCCTTTCGGCCGACAGCCTAATCGGGGCGTCAGTACCTCGGGGGAGGCTAGCCCAGGACCCTACCACTAGGACCCCTCACTTAAGAAGTTAGCAACTGCGTGATTTGAACCTGTTCCTTCGGCGATGAGATAGTAAGGCCCAACCAACGCAGCTACTCACTGGTGGGTGAAAAATAGCATCTTTGACCGGGCAAGAGGTGAATAATCTGCAAAACTTTACTGCAAAATCAAGTGACTTTACAGGTAATTTGagatgaaaggaaaaagataaacaGAGAGCAGGGCAATGGGGGATAGGTGCAATGTTCCCCACCAAAATGTTTTTGCAAGAAGGTAAACGATTCCATTATTCGCTTGATCCTCAACTTTATTGGGTTACAATATCTTCTTGGCAAAAGCTTTAGAGATTCATGCATATAAGTCCTGATTCGTTTAGACAAAGTTAAGCAGAACATTAGGTCGGTGATTCTCCGGTTAAACAATTCCCCGGTCCGAATTCCTGTTATTTCTTTCCCCTTTGTCCATTCGTTTCGAATCACAAGAGAATAAAGCTTGCAACTTTGAATCTGCTTTTCCTTATTTCTATCtaagttttcttcttccattgccTCATGCACTGATTCCTTCAGAGGGTCTCCTGATAATATACAGACCATAAGAAAGCATCTAAAAGGCCTCACAGCAAAAACAGCAGCAACAAATAAATCGCAGGGGACTCCAATCTCCGAAAAAACTAGAAGCAATCCAAGAACTGCCAAACATGGTTTGCGGGTCATTCTTCTCTTTCCTCATGTTTGATTCCAATTCCTTCTTGGCATGGGGGTCATGCATATGCCGTCTCCGACAAATGGAAAatgctaaaagaaaaggaattttcTGTCATAAGAGTAAGACAGCCTACCAGATAATATATTCAATATGCGTAGACATTCGCACAAGTTCTAAGAAAGCCTCGTCACGAAGGGGCCTGTGCGGCATTTTTATATGCAACGGTTTGATCTTTTGTGCTTATATATTTCATCAAGCTTAATCAAGCTCTCGACGTGCTCGTGGAGAAAATGGAGTACTGCAATGTTTGCTGCTAGAGATGTTCTCATGTCGTTTACCTTGTGCTACTCTTCCATCTTATATTCCTTTAATGTCCAGAGAATGAATTCTCAGCCTGCCTCACCGTTTCCAGATGCTTGAATTGTTTCTTGGATAATCTCAGGGTGCTAGCTATACATCTCTCTGTTGACCAGCAATTTTTAACAGCTCAGATCTTTTGATCTCTCTTGACCTTGTCTCAAGGATATGCATCCAGAAAGCAAACTAAAAATTCGTGTCTTCAGAAGCTTCTTCACAACCAGTATTCcacaaaaacaaagagaaaacacAATTTTAAATGGTGATACAGAGGATGCTATTTGTTGTATGGCCAGCTCAGGAAGTTCCAATCCAGAGTGGCAACTTTGACTTCCAACTCCATAATTAGGCCTTGCAATGTTTGAACAAAGGATCTGTTTTTCAGCTGTCAAATCCTCATTTGACCTGTGTCCCTCCAGCCAAAGCCGAGCTAGCTTTTGCTTCTTTTAACCACCCGCAGAATTTCCTCCATCATCACCaccacaaccaccaccaccacgtgATCATGAACCCATCTCTTCTCTGATTCCCATTATAAAATCTCAACATCACCGTGCATTACCAATCCTCGTTCCTGTTTTTTTACACCTCCCTCCTTGAAGGGAAATTTGCaagctttttgaaaaaagggaaaaagtgaaaattcactagCCATGAGTCTCAATTGCCTCACATGCCAAGCCCAGAGAAGGGTAGATTTAGACTTGGACTATGGCTGTGTTGATCACGAAGAGCCTCGCCATTTGTGTTGTGTCATGGTAGATAGGAACTGGTCAGGCCCTTTGGCCTCACCATCCTATGAGAAGAAGATATCTAGAAGTGGGCTTCTCGGGCCTCGCACGAAGAAGGCGAAAAAGGGCCAACGCCGGCTGTGGGGCACCGGGGCCTCCTCCTTTGGGGACAAGCCGATGGCCGGCTCGGGGGAGGCGAGGCTGGTGCGGAGCAGCGGGATGAGGAGGGATTGGAGCTTCGAGGATTTGAGAAAGAGGAGGGATGAGAAGAGCAAAAGCAGGAGATGATGCCGAAGATTTTCCCTAATGTCCAGACTCTGTTTTCTTCCCCATCATTTGGTTCCGATAATCCATCTTCTGTTCATTTGTTCGTCCTACTTTCGGCATTCTTTACATATCAATTCACATCCCGCCTATCTTTTACGCCATACTTCTTTTTAGCTTCGGCACTTTTACACATGAATGGTATTCGAACGGGGAAGCCCCCGGTTCGGATCGAAGTCAGCTTTCTGATTTTATACATCTCCGAAGAGACGAACGAGATCCCGGAAACGAAATGTGAGAACTTAGAAGCGCCGTTCAAGTTAGTAATACCAGAAACCTGGTTGGTGTTAGCAAAAGGCATGGAGTCTGCTTTTAAGCTTTAAAGCAGGGTGACCATCAATACGTCTGTTGAGGCTTCTAGGACAGGCCTCAAATTGTCAACCAGTGACAATAAAGGATTTGGCTGGGGCGAGCAattaaatctctctctccctctttcttcaCAGGAAGGGTGAAATCGAGCTAAGTGGGGTAGGGCCATCATATTGTTGGTGTGGTGGGGACATGGATAGGATCTCTCCGACTGATTGCCCAAAAAGAATCATCTTTGATTCGTCCAGCCTCCCTCGCCCTTTTCTTGGCTGAACAAATTGGTCGATGAATGGCATCAACACCACCAACATGGCTGTCACATCCACGTCAAATCTGGGAAATGATGCTAAATCCTTCACGGGGATAGATTCTTTCGGTTTAAGGTTGCATTTGAGAGAGCGTTTGGGAAAAAATGTTTGTATAAATGCAGTTTTCCAAATGCAGAAGACTATATAAACTAAAGCGTTTTCGCGCGAACAGCATCAGACAAAGCGTTATTGAAAACTATATGGGAAATCAAACTTTGGTTTAATTACCGTTTTGAAAAGATACCACCTGTAAAGTACTATagtgaaaggaaaaacaaaaaaaaaggtccccGACAACCTCGGTAGCTTAGGTGAAGCTTGAACGCTCAGGCGGCTCCTCGTCGCCGAAGTTGCATGACCCTAGGCGAGGCGATGAGAGGTGATGTTGAGGTCGTGCGACCTTAGGCATGCCACAGTTGGGAATAGTGAAGAGGCATATCTAGAACAAAGGTGAGCTTAGGCGGTAGACTGCTGAGGTTGCGTGACTAGGTGAGCCTTGATCTTAGAGAGTGTTTGCACGACCCTCATCGCACGACGAAGCGAGCCTCGACAATTGAGCCACATTTGGGAACAACAACGAGCCGAGGTGAGCTCATGCGATTGGCCATTGAGATCAAGCAATCAGGTCACGCGACCAAGTCGGTGTCGATGCGTGACCCTTGTCACCCGAGCAAGTTGGCCTTGACCTTGTCCACCCTCGTGCGACAGGTGGTGACCCTCGGTGAGCTTCAAGCTACTATGAATGTTGGTAAACCCTAGCTTGTAGAGAGACGATGAAAATTCATTTCACTTAGGGATAAAAAAGGGACACGAAAATATTAGGGAGGGCAAGATTGGAATAGAAAGTATTGCTATACACACTCTAAGATTCTATTTGTTTCGCCGAAAATGGATATATATTATCGCTTACCAaattaattgaaagaaaaaaaaacccatcgTCCAcccaaaatatttgataaatcattgttgatgatgaaaacatttcttGCCAACTAATCATTTCCAGTGATACAAGTGATcctttttatgaaaattaattaTAGATCATTCAtatttcgcgaaataaacagagcctaagTAATCATTTCGAGCTGCTGCAGTTTAGTATGTCAAGTAGAACGGATTTCATCAAATGTTTCTGCATCTAGCATCGCCTCTTCTTATTTCGAACGATAACATCTCTCTCCTGTATATAGGCTTTCGAGGGATCGATGGTCGGGAGATGCACTCTTTCTTCACAGCATGAGACGTTTGAGGTCTACCCGACCCGACTAATTCCATGGTCGCTACGCAATCATCCCATTTACGTGCATCGGATAAGATTTCACCTACGGAACTACGGTCCGTGTCCTAACAACCCCaccacccccctctctctctctctctctcacattggCTTAAGGCCTCTATCGTCTTTCTCATGCTAATTGTTGGTGggcccccctcctctctctctctctctctctctaagttgaTTTGTTTGATTCTATGAAAGTTGCTGCTACAAAAGAGAAGGCCAACGGCGTCAGAAAGGGGCAAAGAATCTCTCTCGTTTGAATTGTCTGGCTTTAATCAATGAGCAAGTTGGCAATTTGCGCCTTCAAaatgaaaatggccaaaaaggaCGGGCCCCCCACCCCTCGCCTCTTTCAGGCCGCGCAGTTGGCGCTCCCACCCCATCCGTTCACGTggtcaacagaaaaaaaaatatctctcaTCCCACGGCCACGATTCGTCGCTGCATCCATCACCTCCGTCCAATCCCGCGACGCGAACCGAGTGTGTATGTTCTCTCTCGGAAACGCACAGAGCCAGTGGATTGGTCAGTTCCAACTTTTTACTCCTCAGGTACGCCCCGGGTGGGACCCACCCCACAGCAGCAACTCTTCTTAATTAGCATTATGAGAAAAATCTCGAACCTTCGagtaaatatataaaaaataataactaataaAAACTGATCGGGTCTCGATCCTCGGATCCCCCCTCCATCTGATTCGACTCCGACCCGATTCAGAGAATTGCCTTTTGCCCCTAGCCCACATTCGGTGCTGATGGCCGCCGCCCTCACTTCACTTTCTTTCATGTGGTCGCAAGCGCATGTTTAATCTTTATCGATCAATTCTCGTTCCTTCGAATTTCCCCGTGAAACGGGTTTAgtagaaaagcaaaagagagcCCCTCTTCGTCAAACTCCACTTATATATCTCAAGAACCGAAATAACGCGCACGTCATTAATCATCGAGCGTGCTTTATTAGGATGATAGGGTTACCCCCATCCGGTTCGTCGAGAATCCTCGAAAAAGGGTCCGGACTCCGTCGCGTAGAAATATCGATAACAAAGATAACGAAAAAAAGGATAAGAATATGGACATGACGCTCGTGCATTCCCCATCGTTTCTTGCGATCGGGGTGGAACCTCACACGAAAACGCCCGACCTCTCCCGACCACACAAAGCTCGAACCTCATACGCATATGTTAAAATTAAATACTCGCCGCACCTAACATGGCGATCTTGATTGACCCTACTTACCGGGGTTTGTGGCCAATAACTATTAGCCTTgtatatttaaagaaaaatccaatttttacgACGACCCAAAATTTCTAGTGGCCCATAAAATAATATGGTGATGAAAATGTAATGGCCCaccgaaaaacaaaataaaaaaacatcaaaatcgTGGCATTGACCGTACTTTTTACAAGACCAAAGTAGCGAGCATCAATCATTGTGTTCGGCTGGTGGCGTTTCCATTATTATTCTCCTAGTTAGCTGATGTTTCTAGATAAGCTGGGGTTGGCGGCCATCATGCATCTCCCCTCTCCTTTGCTATTATGGCATGGCAAACCAGGTCAACCGCGCTCGATTTGGCTCGCTGGAGATCTCTTTGTCCAATGGAAATTGATTGAAATTTCCTGCAGGAAGACTGTGGTCGGTTCTGGTGCTGACTATGAGGTAGTCTACCGATGGATGAAACTTAACCATATCGAGGATAGTCACTTGACGTGGTCCCCGAGAGATGCAGGGTACCTAACAGTATGCTCGAAACGGGTTTTGAGGACCAAGATCTAACTCAGAATGTCACATGTTGTTTCGTGGGAACGACCCTTCATTTGACAGAAGCATACTGAATCTATGTTCCTCGGTCTCATGGGACGCGACTGGATTCACTCCTTCGGTATCATCCAGTTCATTTCCCACAAACGAACTGCACGACCCTAGTTTCTACTCAGTACAGCGAAACAAAGTTACCTTTCTTTTGGGGCAGACTTTAACGGAGAAATGAGAAAGCGACAGTGTCTGCAATTTTAATACCTCTGTtttgccttctctctttttcgggTTTTACCAAATTGGTATTGTAAGTGgcgaaaaagaagagggaacaTGGAACCGCACCAGCTATTATTAGCAAGAAAACAGAGAGGCAAGAACAGAGAACAAGATCTTCAACtggacataaaagaaaaaaaaccgcAGAGACGGTGCAATGATTCTTCCGAGTGTAGTCAAGAACTCAACGACATATTCCAGAGGCTATAACATTTCCTCAGTTGGATAATCAGCAGTAAATCGACCACAAATTCCCTCCACATTCTTCATTGATTATCCAAATAGTCAACCAGTTCGCCAAAATCACCCAAAAAAGAACCATTTTTTTCTGCAGACAGTTCACAAATTCAAGTACCCCTTCGGGTTCATGAAAGAGGGAATCAAAATGGAAACTTTAAGTGGAGAGAAGATGCTATTGGCCCTCACCCTCACGAGCCACCAACCAGCCCTTCAGCGACGGAGGCCAGCTTCTGCAGGTTCAGCTTCACAAAGGTGTCGGCGAAGAGGCGGGTGTCCTCCTCGGTGTTCCCCTCCGGCACGTCCACGACGTACGACTCCAGGACGACGGTCCAGATCCCGCCCTCACGCGCCACCTCGTGCATCGTCGTCACCGACCGGTAGTTCCTCAGCCGGTGCTCCCCGCCGATGATGGTGAACCCGGTGACGAACCGATCGTCGTCCAGCACGTCCAGCCTCTCCTCGCTCGTGGACGCCGGGAGGCCGGAGATGACGTCGACGTAGCGCATGGCCCCCGCGGCGACCTCGAAGTCGGGCCCCACGGAGCATTGCCTGATGAAGTGCTTGTACACCTGGGGCTGGTCGAAGCGGCGCACGATGGACCAAACGGCGGCGCGTGGGGCCCGCACGCGCTGGGCCAGGAGGGAGGAGCACCTGCCCGGGCCGAGCTCGTACGTGTGGTGCTCGGCGACGGAGGGGCCGAGCTCGGCGAACTCGTCGGGGGTCAGCCCCGGCGGGGTCGTCAGGTGGTGGGCCGTGTTCGCCGGCGGTGGGTCTTCGGGTTCTTGAGCGGACTCGGATCTTTGACTATTTTCCATGGGAGTGAGCTCAGTTAGGGATGGATGGCGattcagagagggagagagagagagagagagagttacctgTTTTAGAAAGAAGGTGTGAGGAAATAGGAGTTGAAATTTTGGGCGATTTATAAGGGCCATTTCGGTATTAATTAAGAGTTTAGGGTCCTAAGTTTTTGGGGaggtttgatttaatttttgtctTCGTTGAGAGGACATTgacattttctaatttagagcatctaataatttaattatttatataaagGGAATTTCGGTATCGTTCAAAAAATACTCACGATATTCGACAACATATGACTGCAAAAATTTATATGCTAATTTGCTTTCGTATGAGCATCAAAGAAATATACTCAAAGAGTACACGAAAGGGCCGATTCATACGAAATTTAgtcaagtaaaatttttttttgcataccCAACATAATTGGAAAAATGCTATTGATAGCATCCAAGTTGGTATTGAGGTCCCATCTACATCTAGAGTGGGTGGTTGCTCCCAGGCAAAGCCCTAATTTTGAATGAGAGTTTTCTTGATTTTACTGTATGAATGTGAATCTTTGTCAACTTAGTAATATAAAAAGCAGACGCTTAGAGGAAATTTTACAATCACATTACGGTGAATCAATCAAGCGAAAGCAAGAAATTCAGAAATACGATGTGCCATTAGAGGGAGGGAATTAATTCTTGCAAGCTTAAGTGAACACCCATGTTGAGGAGTTCATCAAAAGTTCTCGGCATTCTGCATTTGCGTTATCAGCTTTTtcgaaatattttttgaatcgaAGCGCTTAATGTCTGAAGACACACTCTTTGATGTGTGCAAAGTATGTATAGATAAACCATGGCTGTCAAACACTAATAGATCATTAAAGGAATTGATCCTCAGCATTCTCTCCTATATAGGGTCTATGGATTGGCTTGATATCACAATCAAAACCAGTAGTCTCTTGGAAGAAACACCAACTGCAATTACTGTACATGCATTTAACATTGTTGTGTCTACAAGCATTGTGtatatggggagagagagagagagagagagagagagagagagagagagagagagagagagtgcaggatttattaacaagaaaatttgaagaggccATATCATTCCACAGCTGCTAAAACTAAGAAAACcatttgttttttgcttttttggtaCTGAAATCATACTAAACCTCGTGATTTATATTCTTTTGGATAAACTAAGTATGTGTTCTTATCCACCTTCTTTGGTTGGCCACTCGAGCAAACCTCATCACAGGCATCACCCAAACACAATAAACCAATCAAGACCAtacctttttcctttccccatggaaaatattttatgaaaccaTCACAAAAGCATTTGATCATCAGCCACCATGTCCATGACTTCTTGTCCCTATTTTACATGTTCTTTACAgtatcttctccctcttctctttGGGTGTTCTTGATCCTTGTCCACTTCCTTGTCTTGATTTAGGCAATAACAGAGTAACAAGCAAGAACTTATCAGCGAGCACATAATTTGATCTGTCATAGCATAGGTTGAGTGTGTCTTATGTGATCCACCGCGTTTCGTTTTCTTAATGTTTTGACTATAGTAGCTCATTGATCCACACAAGCTAAAATTGCAGCGCCAAGGTCAAAAGTAACTGTAGGGGAAGTAGTGGACCAacacatgggaaaaagaaggaacAGAAAAGATCCACGGTTCCATTTTCCAAGAGGAAAAGCTCCCTAAGATAACAGAGAATGAGATGCATAAGAAACATACAATTGGTGCATCAACAACCCAACAAGTTTAGGAGTGGCCAACTGCGAGGCTTGTCCTTTCTTCCCACGAGCTTGGATGTCGTCTTCTTGTTATTGCTAGCAGTCTTGCTCTTTCCAAGCTTGAGCTTGCCAGGAGATGAGCGTTTAATCTTTTGCTGCTGCTGAACTTTATCAGATTTTCCCTCTTCCTGCAGTCACATATGAATTATTACTCACATGAATGAGGAAGAATTTCGCCTAGCAGCCCAAATCCCACTTTGATCTTATGTACAAGGAGATGATATTATGTGCAAGGAGATATTTACATGAATTTCAGACACATTTTGATGAAGTTGGGGCGGGTTTGTCTCAGTTTTGCGATTGGAGATGCCGAAGAATGTGGAGGATGAGGAACCCGACACCCCCCGTTTGGATTCTTGGCTTGACGATTTTCCCCCAGAAGTGCGTGAGCAGCTGCTCGAATCCATTTCGAGGCACAGCtgaaaaatacatttttgttGCGCAAATATTTAGAGGCGTTAAGCAAATACTGCATCTGAGATTATAGCATGAGCGTCTGTCCAAAATTAGAAAGAGTCCTACGATCATCGCTTTCCTAATCAGGCTCTTGGATATCTTAAGGACATTGTTATTTACAGTTCCAATACTTTCTACCATTTCCATGACTATCATAATCCTCGTATAATGTCCACGACTATCATAATCCTAGTATAAATAGTACCTGAAGAAGACGCTGTTCGAGGGTCGCCACCCGATCTACCAGGGACCCTTTGAAGTAACCATCCCTCACTGCCAAATCCATTGGCGGAAGCTCCCTCGCTTCTCCTCTAACCGTACTTCTCTTGCTCCCCTGTTTCGCTGAATCTTGCTTGCTTTCTAAACGTTTCATCTACATATGACCCAATTCCACAGAAGAGAGATTAATGACATAAAATTCTCATTTCAGAAAAGCAAAGCTTACAGAAACAaagtagaaaaaacaaaaaacaaaaaggacggGAGAATGAAAGTGAAACACCGTTGGGAACTTAGGAACAGCAGATGATGCCAGAACTCACAATAAAATCCAGATGATCCAGCCTTGAAACAAGTGGCATGCAAGACTGAGGTGGCCTCGCAGACTCCATATCTGAATAccaatcaaaattttttctgcTTTGAATTCTGAGGAGCCTGAGTTTAATTATGATGGGTGTGTTTATATAGGTTTTAGCCGAATCAGTTAGAGAGTCAATAGGTTGTTTGTTTATAATGTCTACCTTGACTAGTCAAATCGGTTGTTTGTTTCCCCCTGCGTGGCACAGCATCTGATagaactaggggtgtgcaaactggaccggaccggcccggaccaacccgggaccggcccggaccggccgggttggtccggtccttgaggtggatggtccggtccctggtcccaataaatgggaccggtgatcgggcggtccggtcctcgggtttcttgcattgggaccggaccggcccggcccggaccggaccgccaataacatataattatttatatataaatatatacaattgcaaaaaaaaattgaaaacaaaacagaataataaaagtccaccgcccatttttttcccaaccttgcacggtcgcactctcttcctcaagactctctttttagtcttattttccatcttgtttttggtcatcttttctccctacaggcttttttgagtgcagttggtgatgtttttatcatgtaatggctggatttggtattgaattcgaacattttgatcaagttcgtcgatcataaaagtcatagcgagtcgctatgtttttaccatggcataatttattaagttgactagattttcaatagttagcggtcccatcgggccgggaccgagaccggaccgggaccggcccggaccagacccggcggtcccggtccggtccttggtcccaaaaatatggggaccgggactacggtccggtccccggttccatgccgggaccggaccggcccggaccatgcacacccctagataGAACACCTCCGCTTTGCTGGGTGTAGTAGTGTTGACTTTGAATGCTTCCAGAGtcaatttgatcaccatttCCTAGAggatgccaaatggacccgtgggcccggaaccggcccgttgaccgggcccagaaccggcccgttgaccgggcccacggttcctaACCTGGagccggaaccggccctcaagggccggttccggtaggtaaattgttggaaccggcccggaaccgccggttctgggcctgttccaacccggtttaaaaaaaaaaaaaaaggaagtaggtttgataaaaaaatcaattgtgctttggaaccggcggttccgaactggaaccggaaccggcccggaaccggcggttccacctttttttggaaccggaaccggcggttccgtcgaaccggcctTCTCTACCATTTCCGTTCCCTTTGTAACAGAATCACCTTGTATcgattaagagaaaaaaaatactcaaattCTGTCAAAATCATAATATGAGCAAGTTGGAAAATTTCAAGGTGCCGAAAGGGATGTAAGTTCAGGCAATTCTCAGCTTTTAGCTATTTGGTGACTTCACTAAAAAGCAGCAGAAAACAAAAGCCCTAGTGAAAGCGGGATGTAGACAGTCGTGATAAATGGAAGCACAGCATCGCCCTCTGCATTTTGCATGTAAATTGTCGGTCGAATGTATTACC
This sequence is a window from Rhodamnia argentea isolate NSW1041297 chromosome 3, ASM2092103v1, whole genome shotgun sequence. Protein-coding genes within it:
- the LOC115743232 gene encoding abscisic acid receptor PYR1-like → MENSQRSESAQEPEDPPPANTAHHLTTPPGLTPDEFAELGPSVAEHHTYELGPGRCSSLLAQRVRAPRAAVWSIVRRFDQPQVYKHFIRQCSVGPDFEVAAGAMRYVDVISGLPASTSEERLDVLDDDRFVTGFTIIGGEHRLRNYRSVTTMHEVAREGGIWTVVLESYVVDVPEGNTEEDTRLFADTFVKLNLQKLASVAEGLVGGS
- the LOC115743233 gene encoding uncharacterized protein LOC115743233 encodes the protein MESARPPQSCMPLVSRLDHLDFIMKRLESKQDSAKQGSKRSTVRGEARELPPMDLAVRDGYFKGSLVDRVATLEQRLLQLCLEMDSSSCSRTSGGKSSSQESKRGVSGSSSSTFFGISNRKTETNPPQLHQNVSEIHEEGKSDKVQQQQKIKRSSPGKLKLGKSKTASNNKKTTSKLVGRKDKPRSWPLLNLLGC
- the LOC115743039 gene encoding uncharacterized protein LOC115743039, which codes for MSLNCLTCQAQRRVDLDLDYGCVDHEEPRHLCCVMVDRNWSGPLASPSYEKKISRSGLLGPRTKKAKKGQRRLWGTGASSFGDKPMAGSGEARLVRSSGMRRDWSFEDLRKRRDEKSKSRR